Genomic window (Musa acuminata AAA Group cultivar baxijiao chromosome BXJ1-9, Cavendish_Baxijiao_AAA, whole genome shotgun sequence):
aaatcatgcattaatcgCATGCAACATATATATAATAGTCAGATAATAAAGGTATATATCACAcccgatggtgcactctcccaacaacggatgaaaAGAACTCATATCGTATCTCCAATAATGGATGAAGTGATATCTCTCACCTACCCAACAATTGATGAAAGAATCATCTAACTATCATGTCTGACGATTTGCTAATCTTTAAATGAAATCACCCTACATGCCCTTGGTAGGGATACATATACAACTATGATCATTTATTTATATTCATCTATTCAAGAAAtagtattataaaatattatgagagaccatgcTTAATATATGATCTACTAGACTATGTCCATTGGTGGCTCCACACTATGATAGACTCGTAACTCCTTTCATAATTTACACTTTTAACGTGGACCACTAGCATAGTTATATATATTGTATGATaacaaacatattaatattataaacttaaaaaagtaaaaaattgataattataaaTGACACCTTCGGATAAAACTTTGaacttcatcaaatcataaatacatgagATCAATCTCTCAATggtcctcaatcaaccaaaaccctaattggagtgttataattcatttaaaccaaactcaattaaaTTAAAACTTAATGGAACCAATCTCAAATCATTATAGGACTACTCTAATTTAGATTTTATTAAATTCAATTGGGTCAAATAGGTTtaaactagtcaagttagtttggaattaCCCTAAACAAGTTTGAACCGATTAAATTAATAAGCTCAAACATATAAAAGGAGGTGAGTCTTAGATGGGTCATGTGTGACGTACATGCTTATCCCAAGTAATAAGTTAGGCTGAGGTACAACAAGATGGATAGAGGAGCGACGATGTGTCTAGCATCAATTACATAATTGGGTGGGCTTAACTTTACATACCGAATTGAGCTTCACTCATAAGTTGGGCTGAGCTTGATTACTAAAATGGGCCATGCTTGGCTTGCAGGTTAGGTTGTGCCTAGACACATAAGTTAGGGTCGTGTATGATCATATTGATTGAAGTGTACTTGGCTAAATGAGTTAGACCATGCCTAGTCACATAGATTGGGTCGTACAAGTTACATGAGCTGAATTGTACCTAACTACATGGGCTAGGTCGTATATGACTATAAGGGTTGGATCAACCCTATGTAATATATCACCCTGACTCAAGTCAAACTTGAGTAAGATTTCtcttatcaaattatattttaatattttaaattatcaaaaaaaaaaattaaattcataaattaaataatttaaattcatgatcttaaatttaaaactaattaaatcatataaattcatatataattcttaaaatatagatatatttaattaaataaattagacctATTTTAATcagaaaataagaattttaataattaaatcaatcttagattcaTTTAATCTTAAGAGatcattataaatcaaataattaatttaacgtcaccaatcaattattattatttattaatcataaaaaaattaaaattaagatattattatgcatcataaaattataataatcctaatatcaaatattttaaaatataaatcaagaaaagaaaTAGATGATCTTATCATCCTGGAATTCTCTCTTTAATCCTCGTACTATCGAGCTTGGTAAAAAATGAGAGAGGAAAAGCCTATtttatataagagaagatgaaagataagtaataatttaatttatattttaaatatatttatattttacttttatataaaaatataaaaatataatatttatttcttatgattcatacacaaaaatagaatataaactatttactttctaaaaatcacatcattaggaaataaattaatcaataatttaattaattgataaaaaaatttaactaacttatccatgtgattaaggaaatcaattttaatcatttccttaaccatACTACACAAACAAAGaagttaaaatatattattaatttatgtcAAGAGAGAAAATTATTGATGATTACAATTGGAGTGGCAGTGTTGAGTGCATCCCAAAGATTTTTTGCAAGATCTGTTATCGAATTCATTTATCTTCCAACATCAAGTTTTTAACAAAACTGGAACTCAAATAATGATCGATACTAAAGACAACTAAATTCTCTCCTTTCATGTGGCCAAATTCATTTGCTAGTGCCACCATTATTAAGGATGGTTATGAGTCGTTCTTTTCAGATACATGTACTTTTTTTTGGGATCCGCTTAGTTCAGTTTAGGGTAATTCTAGTTTTAGATATggaaggataaaaagaaaaaaaaaaaaaaaagagtttttggGTGGGATTCGAGTCGATTACGTCTACAAGAAATCTCAATCGAtgcaaatatcttaagaaatgtaGTTGATTTCCTATCAAATCCATAAGAAAAAAACGTATATTTCTACGACGGATGTAATGTATGAGCTTAAcacgtgagaaaaaaaaaatattgaatctCGAACCCAACTAGTTCAGGCCGAGCATGAAAAAACATGATCGATTAGCTCGAGTCGAATGAAATTAATTAACTAACTAGATCAGGATAGTAAATTACATCTGATCCAAGTGCCCAAGCCCACTCGACCCTAGGCTATATCAACTAAGCTCAACTCGAACCTAAGTGCCACCCAAGCTCGAGCCCCAAAGTTTGAATTTGACTCGACATTACTCAATTGTGGCTCGACCCTAAAACCCCTTACCTGAGCTCACGCATTGGATCAAACCCGAGCCCTAGGCTAAGTTACAATCTCGATGCATGCGACTCGACCCATGCAAGCGCTAACTAGGTTAAAGCGTCCCTTTATGTGCGATGCATCTATCCAAGGTAAAAAATATTTAGCATGTTAAATGCGATGACCTAATCCAAAAACTCTTTCTATGCATTATATTTTTGCCTAGGACAAAAATTTATTTGAAATACGATTGACTAGGCTAAAGGGTTTCTCTTTATGCATGATATAGTGCCGGATGAGGTTGATTTAGCCGAATCATTCATCGCCCGTGATACATCCATCCtaaacagaaaaaagaaaaaaaaaaatcaaaagcacTTATTAACCAAACCATTGTATCTCTCTCGTGCGCAatgcatctgatcaagattaaaaaaaatatatttgaattaCATTGATATGCtactatcaaaatcaaaatgtcTTCCTTAGATACATTCATTTATGCGAAGCAACCAACATCATTATCCAGACAAAGACATCTCCTGTTAACTATATTTTGACACagacaaaaagaaaaaggttaaGATCTCTAGATGAACATTATGTTTCATTTACAATATCCTTTTGATCCTTATTGGTTTTAATATTTTGCTCTTATCACTAATAACAATATAGAACTTATGGCTTTATGCCATAAAAATCATCTCCTCAAACTCAAAATTGATAGTGAATTGACTAATTATTTTTTCCATCTATTAATATTGATTGGACCCATGCGCAACATGCCACATGGCTAGTTATGTAACATGCATCGACCCTTATCCATAAACGAATTGTTTACTCAGTGCAGCACATCGTTGGATCAGATCCTTATTTCGCTCGCCAATCAAACTTCAACTTCGATCACAGACGCATCGGATCACAGATTGGTTCGGTTTAATTGCCCCGCAACTCACATTTTAAGCTTGTATTGGACCGGACCGAACCGAACCGGGTTTCGATACGTATACGCCTACCCGCCGACACCCGAGTTTGAGATCCGCCCACCTTTTATGGCAGCAAAGCGTCGCTTGTCTTCTTCCGGCCATCGATTTCTGACTTGGGAGGATGAACGAGGCAAATGGAAGACGTACAAGTCGGGACGGTAAGAGTTTCGAGGCGATGCCAATCGTATTCTTAAACAAGAGGCATTGGCACCGACTCCGTCATCACCCCCGAGAACTGTTCTTCTACTCCCaggagaagaattattgaaggaaAGGGACATTGAATGCAGTGTCGCGGAGGGCGGCAGACCCCCGAGATTGCCTTCCATGGGCGTGAGATTAATATATTCAACGTGGGATGCTGAGGTTTTATTTCTCCGATGCTGAAGCGGGAGATGCGGTGATGGAGATGAAGCAGATGGgaatgcagcagcagcagatgcCGCCGCTCGCCGGGCGACGGGAGACGAAGGCCGAGGGGAGTGGCGGAGCCCATTTGGTTGCTGGGTTGGGCGTCGTGAGGCCGCTTGTCGTGCTTGCCTTGTTCACGCTCGTCCTGCTCCTCACTCTACCCTCAGTGGCCCGTCGCCGTCACTCACTCGATCTGCTTCTCTTGCATCGCCCAGCAGCATCACAAGGAGGTTACTTTCTTTCCCCTCCACATTCCTTTTACTGATGATATATTATAGCATCCTTATATTTCTTGTTTCATTTTCCTGCTGCTTTCTGGGCTTTTCTCTGTGGAATATCCATCCCATGTCCGTGTCATTCTTTCTTGGTGGAGAAACGAAACCAGGAAAGATGGATAAGATTAGGATTCGTTGAGCTGTGAATGGAAGACTAAATTGATTCTCCGAGTCTGAAAGACTTGCAGTAAGTTCATGATTTGGACGAATAATCAGTAGGATGCTGGCCGGAGGCCTTCGTCTCCGAGGAGAAGACAAGAATGGAAGGTGGGGTTGGTGATTTGGGAACGAGAGGCACTCCGAAGGTCGACAAGCAATAGTTGGACCCAAATTGTTTGCTTCCGCCGTAGACCGACTGCCACACCCACCAGTAGACGAGCTCCCCTGGACCGGGCCCCACAGCTGGTCCGGGGTGGGCCGACGGCGGGGCAAGTTAGAAGCGGGTAGATAACACGCTGCGATTCGTAGCCAAATTGGGGAAGAGAAAGTAGGATTTGGGCTTAATCTATGCTTGAGATCGATGATGAAAGGGACGACAGAATTCTATTCTACGGCGCGTGCATGTGCTCGGTTCTCCCGTTAAAACGCATCATCGGTTAAACTATACTCTTTAAGCACGATTTCTAAGGCATGAAGtcagggagggaggaggaggcaaTCTTGTCAGGacaaaaatactaaaaaaaataaaatagtaaatgTTATAATACAAATTGATAGGACAAGAACTGGTCAACTTAGACTAATGGGCAAACTAGTGTTAGAACAATCGATTACTTCATGATAAGAAGAATTTGCTTGAGAGTTTTCTTCTCAGCATAACTCACATAATCGATAGTGGAGGTGGTGGTGCTCTTAACAGTGTAAGACTATGAGTAGAGGAGATAATTTGTTGTCAGATTGTGAAATCTAGATCATTTTTGGTGATGAATGAGACCTTTTTGGTCGTTGGAGTTGTTCATATGTGCTTTGTATTCCAATCATGTGTGCAACAAACATAGCATAGAATGGCCTAGAGCTGCACCAAGGATAAACAGCATTCATTTGGATAAAATGCATCGATCAAGCATATACATAAATGTTCTGTTTGTCTTTCTCACAGGGACAATGTAATTAACTGATGAAGTCAATATTTTAGAATCTTGTGGTCCTTTTACTTGATTACTTTGTGCCTCCCCAGTGTAAAAATTCTCTTAATTTTGCCCACTACTCTTACAACGGGGGTTCAACGGCCAAGGTTTTCATCCTTTTGGTCATGTGAGTCATATTTGTGATCCACATTCTTGTCCTCACAGGATCAGGAGTGGGTCGAGATAGGTCATTGACAGCTCTAGTTCAATGGACTCTCTCTGCTAGAGGGTCAGTATACAACATTACTGAATTGCAAGTAGGTCGTCTCAGACATCCATGATGCATCCCTTGTAGTGGATGAAAGCATTTTGCATTGAGCTTAATTTGCTCGTGAGTTTCATTTCAATCGGAGAACCATTGTGCCATTAGAAGATATTACAAAATTAGTAATTCAGGGTTCTTAGCTAACCATCTAAATGGATTTAACTTTCTTTTGTTCTCCTTAGTTATCAAATATTTCCTTCTCTGATGGTGTCTCAAAGAAGTCAACCAATTGCGAGCTACTTGGCTAACATCAAGACAAACTTAGTAGTACACACTAAAGTGCATTGTAGTGAAAGATGTCAGCTAAATTTTCAATATGATGGATAGAGAAACTTTACATAATGATTATGATTGCCAAGGCATCATCACAGGGAATCTTAATTCTATAATCCTTCTTGGTTGTCAACTGAGATGATAATGTCCTCAAACCTTAAGCACTTCAATGTTACCAAATGGAGTATGACATTAAGTCCGTAGTTCTTCATGCCTTGAGCTTTCGCCCAAAGAAGCCAAAGTCTCTTGTGGTACATTTCCTTAATAAGAGTATAGAGGATCTGACTTTTCGAATCATCCTTCACCTGATTAGCAATCTTCAGTGTCATGATCATGACCCTACTGAAGTGTTATTTCTTTCATACATCCTTCTTGTTGTACATTGCTTTAGATACTCTTAAGGCCAACTAATGGCCAAACATCCTGCACTAAGCAGAGTGTCTTAAATGGAAAACAAACTATAATTGATGCAACTATCAACACATCTATCTTTAGTTATCTGCCTCCTAATTACTTTCTCATTTCCCTATCACCACATAAATGTCAGCATCGACTTCATGAATTTCAATGTGCTCAATTGTATGGAAAGAAAACATATCCATAGATATCAATTAGTTACTAAATTCTTTGTCTGTATATTGTTGAAATGGACATTTACGATGGACATCAACATGCATCAAATATGTAACATGTACATATTTGAGTCAGTTTTGTATACAAATGTGATTTTTCTTTATGTTCAACTATAGCAAATTGGTCGAGTGATTACCACCATTTTAGAAGATAAAAAGAATATAATTGGAAAAAATGATGATATGCTCCATAGAATTATTGAAGGGCCCAAAAGGAATCTATTTTATACTAACAAATCCAGACCAATAATGGAATTTCTTACTTGGCACATGTAGTGTAATATCTCATGATATTAAGAGACAAACTTAAAGATTCTCCTAATTTGAAAAAAACTCTTTTGTTGCAGCCTGCCTCATTCAGATTGAGTGAGCTCATATTatgctttttcttaaagatttaaCTTATTTTCTGTCTGGTTAACTAATATGAATACTTTCTTTTTTGGTATTCTGCGCTCAATATTCAGTCTCCAACAGTAGTTGTTCTGCTAGTTCTTCcaccattgaacatccaaaagacaaGTTACTTGGAGGTCTGCTTTCCCCGGTATTTGATGAAGCTTCCTGCCTGAGCCGCTACCAGTCTGCATTATACTGGAAGGTTTCGAACCACACTTCTTCAGCTTACCTTGTGGAGAAGCTCCGAAGGTATGAAGCTCGCCACAAAAAGTGTGGCCCTGACACTGAGCTCTACAAGAAAGCTGTTGAACAGTTGAAGTCCAATCGCAGCACAGGGCCAATGGAGTGCAACTATGTGGTATGGATGGCGTCTGATGGCCTGGGAAACAGGATCTTAAGTATTTCCTCAGCATTCCTCTATGCTCTCCTTAATAACAAGGTCTTACTGCTCGACCTTCCTGGAGACATGAAGGGCCTATTCTGTGAGCCATTCCCTAACACCACATGGGTTCTCCCTTCCGATTTCCCTATCAATAACCTTAAATGGGTCTGGAGGTTCGAGAAAGATCCATATCGTTATGGAGATATGCTTAAAAAGAAGGTGCTTAGCAATGACATGAACCCTGCAAATGCTTCATTTCCACTACCAGCTTATCTCTATCTCCACCTGGTTCATTCTAATGATGACTTCGATAAGATGTTCTACTGCCAAGAGAGTCAGCTCCTACTTCAAAAGTTCCCTTGGCTATTGCTAAGATCAAATCAATACTTTGTGCCTGCTTTGTTTCTCATTCCTGAGTTCAAGAAGGAACTGAGTCTGCTATTCCCAGAGAGAACGACTGTCTTCCATCATttgggaagatatctttttcatcCGTCCAACTCAGTCTGGGGCTATGTAACGAGGTATTATGAAGCTTATCTTGCTAATGCAAAAGAAAGTTTAGGAATGCAGATCAGAACATTCGCAAAGGTCGATCTTGATAGCCACTTTAGCTCTATCATGGGTTGCGCACTGAGTGAAAAGTTATTGCCTGATGTTGATCCGAAAGATCCTGCTCTTCCAACCATCATCGGTGTGAAGCCAAAAGCAGTTCTTGTTACCAGTTTGAACAGTGGGTACTTCGAGAAGCTAAGAGACATGTACTATGAGCATGCAACAACGACGAAAGAGGTGATTGGCATCTATCAACCGAGCCATGAAGAGCAACAACACACAGAGAAGCTCAGTCACAATATGAAGGCCCTTGCAGAGATGTATCTGTTGAGCTTGAGTGATTCATTGATGACTAGCCCATATTCAACCTTTGGGTATGTGGCACAAGGTCTTGGTGGTCTAAGCCCGTGGATTCTTATAAGACCTGATAACAAGAATCTTTGCCTCCATTCCATGACCATGGAGCCCTGCTTCCACTTTCCTCCATCTTATGATTGTAATGCTAATAAGAAGGATGACATAGGATCAGTGGTTCCATATTTGAGGCACTGTGAAGACTTCCGTAAAGGTATTAAACTGTTTTATTAGGATATGAGATTGCTGTAATACATGTATAATGTACATTCAACAATTTCTTCTTATCTTGTGGTGTTGAAATTTGACACTGGTTCTTGATGACAAATTTTCTTAGATAATTTTGAAGCTATTAGTTGAGCATGATCTGAGGAGTAAGTCTTTAAAACCTTGAGCCATGTTGCATTTACCATTACTGTGATCAATAAGTTTCTTGCTTTTGAAATTGTTTAATGTCTACTTTTCAAATGAGTTGTATGATTGTGATAGCTGTTGCCTCTGCACTACTTTGAAGCATAAGGCGACTTGCTGAGTTCAGTATCTACGAAAGTCTGGATGTTGAAGAAGGGATAAAGATCAGCTGATGAACAATGAATGACCAGCTTCCTTTAGACCTGTTTGTTTTCTGGACATATGGAACTCTTCTCGTCTGATTGATAGTAAGAACAGTTGATGGTTGGAATTTGGTTTTTGGATTACCTACATTCTAAAGTTTTGTACTTTTTTTgtgataaatataaatataaatactgtTATTTACACTCATAAATATAAATACTGTTATTTTCTCTAGGGCCATACTTTTCATCTGTACAAGTTACGTTTTACATCTAATTTACAAATATTTTCTTGAGGGCCATTTAGAAAAGccctaaatctttttttttaagtgCCCTTCTTTTGTTTTATTTCCATAGAGcatttcttatttttttctaaaagatGAGATACTCTTAGCATTCGCTTCGTCGATCGTCACCTTTGCCCTACTATGATCGTCTTCATCCCTCATCCGTCAATATTATTATGCCCTCATCCTCTTTAGTCTCACCCTTGCCCATCGCTCTTGAGCATGCTATTCTTATCCTCTTTTGTCACTTATCCTCTTTTGTCACTCTTGGGTATGTTAGATGCATGTATATGGGACACGACATGACACGTATACCACAACGTATCATTGTATCATTTTGTAAGAAAATTATAGTACAAGGAtacgcacatatatatatatatatatatatatatatatatataacatgagttttatagtatctatacatttaaaatttataaactcAGTAATATAAACAAATAATAATATGCTAAAATAGGCTAATAATATGTAACAATTTAATCAGCGGTAAAAAaccagattaaaaaataaaataggttaATGTTATGTTAACACTTTAATCAAGAGTAAAAAAaccagattaaaaaaataaaaaataaaaaataaaaaataaaacagatTAATAATATGTTAACAATTTAATCAGCAGTAAAAAAcccagattaaaaaaataaaaaaggttaaTAATATGTTAATAATCAAATTAAGTTTtttcaaaataaacaaaattaaTGTATCGTCGTCGGACGCCGGACGTCTCTGACGAAGATGGATCGCCGGACGCCGGTTAAGTCGCCGCGGGCCCGAGAGCGCGCGACGACAGCGCGGTCGCGGCAGAGAGGGGCTTGGGGCGGAGGGTTGACAGCGCGACGGCAGCGAGGTCGCGACAGCAAGGGGCTCGGGGCGGAGGGTTCGGCAGCGCGATCGCGGCAGAGGTGGGCTCGGAGCGGAGGGTCCGACACCATGATGGCAGCGCCCGACGGAAGAGAGGGGAGCTCGGGGCGAGTGCTCGACAGCACGGTGAGGAAGAAGCGTTCGGTCGGGTTCTGCGGTTCTTAACGCCGATCCTCCCGGAATCCGGAGGAAGAAGGATTCCAGACGCCTCCCGCTCGCGGTGAGAAATCCTGGTTTCACGACGCCTCCGCTCCGCTCCGCTC
Coding sequences:
- the LOC135593868 gene encoding galactoside 2-alpha-L-fucosyltransferase-like; amino-acid sequence: MLRFYFSDAEAGDAVMEMKQMGMQQQQMPPLAGRRETKAEGSGGAHLVAGLGVVRPLVVLALFTLVLLLTLPSVARRRHSLDLLLLHRPAASQGVSNSSCSASSSTIEHPKDKLLGGLLSPVFDEASCLSRYQSALYWKVSNHTSSAYLVEKLRRYEARHKKCGPDTELYKKAVEQLKSNRSTGPMECNYVVWMASDGLGNRILSISSAFLYALLNNKVLLLDLPGDMKGLFCEPFPNTTWVLPSDFPINNLKWVWRFEKDPYRYGDMLKKKVLSNDMNPANASFPLPAYLYLHLVHSNDDFDKMFYCQESQLLLQKFPWLLLRSNQYFVPALFLIPEFKKELSLLFPERTTVFHHLGRYLFHPSNSVWGYVTRYYEAYLANAKESLGMQIRTFAKVDLDSHFSSIMGCALSEKLLPDVDPKDPALPTIIGVKPKAVLVTSLNSGYFEKLRDMYYEHATTTKEVIGIYQPSHEEQQHTEKLSHNMKALAEMYLLSLSDSLMTSPYSTFGYVAQGLGGLSPWILIRPDNKNLCLHSMTMEPCFHFPPSYDCNANKKDDIGSVVPYLRHCEDFRKGIKLFY